In the genome of Flavobacteriales bacterium, one region contains:
- a CDS encoding 1-deoxy-D-xylulose-5-phosphate synthase, producing the protein MEFTPGPLLSKIRVPEDLRKLPVKDLPQLSDELRQLIIDVVSVKGGHFGASLGVVEMTVALHYAFNTPYDQLVWDVGHQAYGHKILTGRRDIFHTNRQYKGLSGFPKRSESEYDTFGVGHSSTSISAALGMAVAARELGEKDRQHIAVIGDGAMTAGLAFEGMNHAGVENTNLLVVLNDNCMSIDPNVGALKEYLTDITTSHAYNKMKDDLWHLLGMVSKFGPNAQAIASKVENAVKSALLKQSNYFESLRFRYFGPIDGHDVKHMVKVMKDLRDIPGPKILHCITMKGKGYQPAEQGDQTQWHSPGLFDKTTGKILVSTSNEPRPPKYQDVFGHTLVELAEKNNKIVGITPAMPSGSSMNIMMKAMPDRAFDVGIAEQHAVTFSAGMATRGLVPYCNIYSSFMQRAYDQVIHDVAIQNLHVVFCLDRGGIAGADGPTHHGAYDLAYMRCIPNMVVSAPMNEEELRNLMYTAQLPSSHGPFSIRYPRGNGVMIDWKRPFQKITIGKGRKLRDGADIAILTIGTVGNLATAACEALDKKGIRAAHYDMRFVKPLDAKLLTEVFRKFDKVITVEDGCLMGGMGSAVLEFMADKCFSAQVRRLGIPDAVIEHGEQSQLYKECGFSTDDIIHATEEMVLGKKGVMSVVGASS; encoded by the coding sequence ATGGAATTTACGCCCGGTCCACTTCTGTCTAAAATCCGCGTCCCGGAAGATCTGCGCAAGCTGCCCGTCAAAGATTTGCCGCAGCTCAGCGATGAGCTAAGGCAACTGATCATTGATGTTGTTTCCGTCAAGGGAGGCCATTTCGGTGCCTCGCTAGGCGTGGTGGAAATGACCGTTGCGCTTCATTACGCCTTCAATACACCGTATGACCAGCTTGTATGGGACGTAGGCCACCAGGCTTACGGACATAAGATCCTGACCGGAAGACGCGACATCTTCCATACCAACAGACAATACAAAGGCCTCAGCGGTTTTCCCAAACGTTCCGAAAGCGAATACGATACCTTCGGGGTGGGACACTCTTCCACCTCCATTTCTGCCGCACTCGGAATGGCAGTAGCCGCACGCGAGCTGGGTGAGAAAGACCGCCAGCACATCGCAGTGATCGGCGACGGGGCCATGACCGCCGGCCTGGCTTTCGAAGGAATGAACCATGCCGGGGTAGAAAACACCAACCTGCTGGTGGTACTGAACGACAACTGCATGTCGATCGACCCCAACGTAGGTGCATTGAAAGAGTACCTGACGGACATTACCACTTCTCATGCCTACAACAAAATGAAGGATGACCTCTGGCACCTTCTGGGCATGGTCAGCAAGTTCGGTCCCAATGCACAGGCGATCGCTTCCAAGGTGGAAAACGCCGTCAAATCAGCCCTGCTCAAACAAAGCAACTACTTCGAGTCATTGCGGTTCCGTTATTTCGGCCCCATTGACGGACACGATGTAAAACACATGGTGAAGGTGATGAAGGACCTGCGTGACATTCCGGGTCCGAAGATCCTGCACTGCATCACCATGAAGGGCAAAGGATACCAACCCGCAGAGCAGGGTGATCAAACCCAGTGGCATTCGCCCGGGCTCTTTGACAAAACCACAGGTAAAATCCTGGTGAGTACAAGCAACGAACCCAGGCCACCCAAGTACCAGGACGTATTTGGGCATACGCTTGTAGAACTGGCGGAAAAGAACAACAAAATTGTGGGGATCACCCCTGCCATGCCATCGGGATCTTCCATGAACATCATGATGAAGGCCATGCCTGACAGGGCCTTCGACGTGGGAATTGCCGAGCAACATGCGGTAACCTTCTCTGCCGGAATGGCCACCAGAGGACTTGTGCCGTACTGCAATATTTACTCCAGCTTCATGCAACGGGCATACGACCAGGTGATCCATGACGTGGCCATCCAAAACCTGCATGTGGTATTCTGCCTGGACCGGGGAGGAATCGCTGGTGCCGACGGCCCCACCCATCACGGTGCTTACGACCTGGCCTACATGCGTTGCATCCCCAACATGGTGGTGAGCGCCCCCATGAATGAAGAAGAATTGAGGAATCTCATGTACACGGCCCAGTTGCCTTCATCACATGGCCCCTTCAGCATACGATACCCCAGGGGCAATGGTGTGATGATCGATTGGAAACGTCCTTTCCAGAAAATCACCATCGGCAAGGGAAGAAAGTTGAGGGACGGGGCAGACATTGCCATCCTGACCATCGGCACGGTGGGCAATCTCGCAACGGCCGCCTGCGAAGCACTGGACAAGAAAGGCATCCGTGCAGCGCACTACGACATGCGGTTCGTGAAGCCGCTGGATGCGAAACTGCTGACAGAAGTGTTCCGCAAGTTCGACAAGGTGATCACCGTGGAAGACGGTTGCCTGATGGGGGGCATGGGAAGTGCAGTACTCGAATTCATGGCCGACAAGTGTTTCTCCGCACAGGTGCGCCGGCTGGGCATTCCCGATGCCGTGATCGAACACGGCGAGCAATCGCAGCTATATAAAGAGTGCGGGTTTTCCACGGATGACATCATCCATGCCACCGAAGAAATGGTATTGGGTAAGAAAGGTGTGATGTCGGTGGTGGGCGCTTCGAGTTAA
- a CDS encoding DUF177 domain-containing protein has protein sequence MNSRLKKEKEYQIPFAGLKPGTYTYQFDLKGPFFGDRQSTDISDADMHVTLTLDRLETMMTLRFDFKGWVELTCDRCADLYKQEMDGSRKLIVKLADEAEELSDELVTIHRDESELDVSGYLYEFAALLLPIKREHPVGENGQNLCDPEVLKVLDSLAIQETEKPVDERWAALKQLK, from the coding sequence ATGAATAGCCGCTTGAAAAAGGAGAAAGAATATCAGATTCCGTTTGCGGGCCTCAAGCCGGGTACCTATACCTATCAATTTGATTTGAAGGGACCCTTTTTCGGGGACAGGCAATCGACCGATATTTCCGATGCGGATATGCATGTGACGCTGACATTGGATCGCCTGGAGACCATGATGACCCTTAGGTTCGATTTCAAGGGATGGGTTGAATTGACATGCGATCGGTGTGCAGACCTGTACAAGCAGGAGATGGATGGCAGCCGGAAGCTCATCGTGAAGCTGGCGGATGAAGCCGAGGAATTGAGTGATGAACTGGTCACCATCCACAGGGATGAAAGTGAACTGGATGTGTCCGGCTACCTGTATGAGTTTGCAGCCCTGTTGCTGCCGATCAAGCGGGAACATCCGGTGGGAGAAAACGGTCAGAACCTTTGCGATCCGGAAGTGCTGAAAGTGCTGGATTCACTGGCCATTCAGGAAACGGAAAAGCCCGTTGATGAGCGATGGGCCGCATTGAAACAATTGAAGTAA
- the pdxA gene encoding 4-hydroxythreonine-4-phosphate dehydrogenase PdxA: protein MEAKDPVRIGITVGDVNGIGMEVIMKTFMDARMLQTCIPVVYGSVKLANYYRKLLDANELNFQVINDAGDANTKRPNLINCLEEDMKIEPGSATAESGKYALASIDAALKDVMDGKLDAIVTAPIHKQSIAELKPGFTGHTGYLAERSGAKNHLMLMVSPICKMGLVTEHLPLSEVSQAIGVERVYNKIMALNQSLMVDFSIRKPRIAVMALNPHAGEGGQLGKEESEIIAPAIRKANDAGVVAIGPYPADGFFGTVQWRNFDAVLSMYHDQGLIPFKSMAFDEGVNYTAGLPFVRTSPDHGTGFDIAGKNQADETSFRHAVYLACDIFRSRQQNEALRSGALRAQKQLSRAEKD, encoded by the coding sequence ATGGAAGCAAAGGATCCGGTAAGGATTGGTATTACGGTTGGAGATGTCAATGGCATCGGGATGGAAGTGATCATGAAGACCTTCATGGATGCGCGCATGCTGCAAACCTGCATTCCGGTGGTGTATGGTTCGGTGAAACTGGCAAATTACTATCGCAAGCTGCTGGACGCGAATGAACTCAACTTTCAGGTCATCAACGATGCAGGGGATGCCAATACCAAGCGTCCGAACCTGATCAACTGTTTGGAAGAAGACATGAAGATTGAACCTGGCAGTGCCACCGCCGAAAGTGGCAAATATGCGCTTGCTTCCATTGATGCCGCATTGAAAGACGTGATGGATGGAAAGCTGGATGCCATCGTTACAGCACCCATCCACAAACAAAGCATTGCTGAACTCAAACCCGGCTTTACGGGCCACACCGGGTACCTGGCCGAGCGGTCGGGTGCTAAAAACCACCTGATGCTGATGGTTTCACCCATTTGCAAGATGGGGCTTGTAACCGAACACCTTCCGTTATCGGAGGTGTCGCAGGCCATTGGGGTTGAAAGGGTTTACAACAAAATCATGGCCCTCAATCAATCGCTCATGGTGGATTTTTCCATCCGTAAACCCCGGATTGCCGTGATGGCCCTGAATCCCCATGCAGGAGAAGGCGGGCAACTGGGTAAGGAAGAGTCAGAGATCATTGCCCCCGCCATCCGGAAAGCCAATGATGCAGGTGTGGTGGCCATTGGCCCCTACCCCGCAGATGGTTTTTTCGGAACGGTTCAATGGCGGAATTTCGACGCCGTGTTAAGCATGTACCATGACCAGGGTCTGATCCCCTTTAAATCCATGGCCTTCGATGAAGGTGTGAACTATACGGCCGGACTTCCCTTCGTGCGCACGTCTCCGGATCATGGCACCGGATTCGACATCGCCGGAAAGAACCAGGCCGATGAAACATCGTTCCGTCACGCAGTGTATCTTGCTTGCGATATATTCAGATCCAGGCAACAAAACGAGGCCCTGCGCTCGGGCGCCCTTCGTGCTCAAAAGCAGTTATCACGGGCAGAGAAAGATTAG
- a CDS encoding ketoacyl-ACP synthase III gives MSKVTAAITGIHAWVPDYVLTNAELESMVDTTDEWIISRTGIKERRILKEEGKGTSDMGAEAVKGLLEKTGTKPEEVDLLICCTATPDMMFPATANVIADKAGIRNAFNFDLMAACSGFIYGLTTGSMYVESGLYKKVVIVGADKMSSIIDYSDRTTCVIFGDGAGAVLLEPNTEGYGVLDAVLQSDGSGRHHLHMKAGGSVKPASHQTIDDRQHFVYQEGQPVFKAAVMHMADAAAQIMDRNHLTSDDVAWLVPHQANLRIIDATARRMGLSDDKVMINIQRYGNTTNGTIPLCLWEWEKQLHKGDNIVLAAFGGGFTWGAVYIKWALDGTNN, from the coding sequence ATGAGCAAAGTTACCGCAGCCATTACCGGTATTCATGCCTGGGTCCCCGATTACGTGTTGACCAATGCCGAACTGGAATCCATGGTGGATACAACCGACGAATGGATCATCAGCCGCACCGGCATCAAGGAACGACGGATTCTGAAGGAAGAGGGCAAAGGAACCTCAGATATGGGTGCCGAAGCCGTGAAAGGATTGCTTGAAAAAACCGGCACCAAACCGGAAGAAGTGGACCTGCTGATCTGCTGCACCGCCACACCCGATATGATGTTTCCGGCTACTGCAAATGTCATTGCCGACAAGGCGGGCATCCGCAATGCCTTCAACTTCGACCTCATGGCGGCCTGTTCGGGTTTTATTTACGGATTAACCACCGGTTCCATGTATGTGGAAAGCGGACTCTATAAGAAAGTAGTGATCGTGGGCGCCGATAAGATGTCTTCCATCATCGATTACTCAGACCGTACCACCTGTGTGATTTTCGGAGATGGTGCGGGTGCGGTGCTCCTGGAACCCAATACCGAAGGTTACGGCGTATTGGATGCAGTGCTGCAATCAGACGGTTCCGGTCGCCACCACCTGCATATGAAGGCGGGAGGATCGGTTAAGCCTGCCAGTCATCAGACCATTGATGACAGACAACACTTCGTTTACCAGGAAGGTCAACCTGTGTTCAAGGCGGCGGTGATGCATATGGCAGATGCTGCCGCACAGATCATGGACCGTAACCACCTGACGTCTGACGATGTAGCCTGGCTCGTGCCGCACCAGGCCAACTTACGCATCATCGATGCAACCGCCCGGCGAATGGGTCTGAGTGACGATAAGGTCATGATCAACATCCAACGCTACGGGAACACTACCAATGGCACCATCCCCTTGTGCCTCTGGGAATGGGAGAAACAACTTCATAAGGGAGATAACATCGTGCTGGCTGCCTTCGGAGGCGGGTTCACATGGGGTGCCGTTTACATCAAATGGGCACTTGACGGAACGAACAACTAG
- the accC gene encoding acetyl-CoA carboxylase biotin carboxylase subunit, with the protein MFKKILIANRGEIALRVIRTCREMGIQTVAVYSKADAESLHVRFADEAVCIGPAPSNQSYLDIPRIIAAAEITNSDAIHPGYGFLSENAKFARICQEHNIKFLGPKPEMIEKMGDKATAKATMKKAGVPCIPGSDGLVDTLEDAKTVAKSIGYPVIIKATAGGGGKGMRVIRKASELDNLWEQAKKEAAAAFGNDGMYIEKFIEEPHHIEIQIVGDQFGKACHLSERDCSIQRRHQKLVEETPSPFMTKRLREKMGLAAVKAAKAIKYEGVGTIEFLVDKNRNFYFMEMNTRIQVEHPITEEVINYDLIKEQIKVHAGIKITGKNYFPEMHAIECRINAEDPYNGFRPSPGTITTYHAPGGHGVRIDTHVYAGYTIPSNYDSMIAKLITVAQTREEAIQKMSRALEEFVIEGVKTTIPFHRKLMKNPKWLQGQYTTHFLEDFPMGKEGEDNQEEEKKSGKAEKAGSKASA; encoded by the coding sequence GTGTTTAAGAAAATTCTGATCGCAAACAGAGGCGAGATTGCTTTGCGCGTCATCCGCACATGCAGGGAAATGGGCATCCAAACGGTAGCCGTATATTCCAAAGCAGATGCGGAAAGCCTGCATGTTCGTTTCGCAGACGAGGCGGTATGCATCGGCCCCGCTCCGAGCAACCAATCTTATCTGGATATTCCGCGCATCATTGCTGCTGCGGAAATCACCAACTCCGATGCCATACATCCCGGTTATGGTTTTCTCTCTGAGAATGCCAAGTTCGCGCGCATCTGCCAGGAACACAACATCAAGTTCCTGGGACCGAAGCCCGAAATGATCGAGAAAATGGGTGATAAGGCCACTGCCAAGGCTACCATGAAAAAAGCCGGCGTACCCTGTATTCCTGGGTCCGACGGACTGGTAGACACCCTGGAGGATGCCAAAACCGTCGCCAAATCCATCGGCTATCCGGTGATCATCAAAGCCACTGCCGGCGGCGGAGGAAAGGGCATGCGTGTCATCCGCAAAGCTTCCGAACTCGACAACCTGTGGGAACAGGCCAAGAAAGAAGCCGCTGCCGCATTCGGCAACGATGGCATGTACATCGAGAAGTTCATCGAGGAACCCCACCACATCGAGATTCAGATCGTGGGAGACCAGTTCGGAAAGGCATGTCACCTCAGCGAAAGGGACTGCTCCATCCAGCGCCGTCACCAGAAGCTGGTGGAAGAAACACCCAGCCCCTTCATGACCAAGCGCCTGCGTGAGAAAATGGGACTGGCCGCTGTAAAGGCAGCCAAGGCCATCAAATACGAAGGTGTGGGTACCATCGAGTTCCTGGTGGATAAGAACAGGAATTTCTACTTCATGGAAATGAATACCCGCATCCAGGTGGAGCATCCCATCACCGAAGAGGTGATCAACTACGACCTGATCAAGGAACAAATCAAAGTGCATGCGGGTATCAAGATCACCGGCAAAAACTATTTCCCCGAGATGCACGCCATCGAGTGCCGCATCAACGCGGAGGACCCATACAACGGATTCCGGCCTTCTCCCGGTACCATCACCACCTACCATGCACCGGGTGGGCATGGCGTACGCATAGATACACATGTGTATGCCGGTTATACCATTCCTTCCAACTACGATTCCATGATCGCCAAACTGATCACCGTGGCACAAACGCGGGAAGAAGCGATCCAGAAGATGTCACGCGCATTGGAGGAGTTCGTGATCGAAGGAGTGAAAACCACCATCCCTTTTCACAGGAAACTGATGAAAAACCCGAAGTGGCTTCAGGGGCAGTATACGACGCATTTCCTGGAAGATTTCCCGATGGGAAAAGAGGGGGAAGACAATCAGGAAGAGGAGAAGAAGAGCGGCAAGGCTGAGAAGGCCGGCAGCAAGGCTAGCGCCTGA
- the plsX gene encoding phosphate acyltransferase PlsX: MKLGIDIMGGDFAPQSTVKGAVLATELLPEGQSLVLIGDEKVIREELQQLGEAGNDRLEIVHAQEVISMHDHPTKAFRTKPNSSISVGFHLLKEGIISGFAGAGNTGAMLVGAMHSVKAVPGVIRPCITSVLPKESGGVGIILDVGTNADCKPDVLYQFAILGSLYAQHVLNINTPRVGLLNIGEEEEKGNLLSLSAHVLMKDSADFNFIGNVEGRDLFEDKADVIVCDGFTGNVVLKEAEAFYSIMRRRGLVDDYFSRFNYEEYGGTPILGINSTVMIGHGISSPEAIKNMMLLTGEIAAARLPEKIMQAFQ, from the coding sequence ATGAAGCTTGGAATTGATATCATGGGGGGCGATTTCGCACCCCAAAGTACCGTTAAGGGTGCGGTGCTGGCGACCGAACTGTTGCCTGAAGGGCAATCTCTTGTTCTGATAGGTGACGAAAAAGTCATCCGTGAGGAACTTCAACAACTCGGGGAGGCCGGAAACGACCGCCTTGAGATCGTGCATGCTCAGGAGGTGATCAGCATGCACGACCATCCCACCAAAGCATTCAGAACCAAACCGAATTCCAGTATTTCCGTTGGCTTTCATCTGTTGAAAGAAGGGATTATTTCCGGCTTTGCAGGTGCGGGCAATACGGGCGCCATGCTGGTAGGTGCCATGCATTCGGTCAAAGCCGTGCCGGGGGTGATCCGCCCTTGCATCACATCGGTTTTACCGAAAGAGAGCGGTGGCGTGGGAATCATCCTGGATGTAGGTACCAATGCCGATTGCAAACCCGATGTTCTTTACCAGTTTGCCATCCTGGGATCCCTTTATGCACAGCACGTGCTGAACATTAACACCCCCCGGGTAGGTCTGTTGAACATTGGTGAGGAAGAGGAAAAGGGCAACCTGCTCAGTTTGTCGGCCCACGTGTTGATGAAAGACAGCGCCGACTTCAACTTCATCGGGAATGTGGAGGGCCGGGATTTGTTTGAAGACAAGGCTGATGTGATCGTATGCGACGGATTTACCGGCAACGTGGTGCTGAAAGAAGCGGAAGCCTTTTATTCCATCATGCGCCGACGTGGCCTGGTAGACGACTACTTCAGCCGTTTCAACTACGAGGAATACGGGGGTACACCCATCCTGGGGATCAATTCAACCGTGATGATCGGCCATGGCATCTCATCGCCAGAAGCCATAAAGAATATGATGCTCCTGACCGGTGAAATTGCGGCCGCCAGGTTGCCTGAGAAGATCATGCAAGCATTTCAATAA
- the accB gene encoding acetyl-CoA carboxylase biotin carboxyl carrier protein — protein MKLNEIQELIKFVAKSGVSEVDLETKDVKINIKTTPKGRNNPQEYQQVIQTAVPVATIPQQVQMQQPVVAASEAAPPAAEKPAPAKEKETASNLVEVKSPMIGTFYRSPSPDKPSFVNVGDEIKKGDVLCIIEAMKLFNEIESEVSGKIVKVLVDDASPVEYEQPLFLVEPF, from the coding sequence ATGAAACTGAATGAAATCCAGGAGCTGATCAAATTTGTCGCCAAATCCGGGGTAAGTGAAGTGGATCTGGAAACAAAAGATGTGAAGATCAACATCAAGACCACGCCCAAAGGAAGAAACAATCCCCAGGAATATCAGCAGGTGATCCAAACCGCCGTACCCGTTGCCACCATACCGCAACAGGTTCAGATGCAACAGCCTGTGGTTGCTGCCAGCGAAGCAGCACCTCCGGCCGCTGAAAAGCCGGCTCCTGCCAAGGAAAAAGAAACAGCAAGTAACCTGGTGGAAGTGAAATCGCCGATGATTGGCACCTTCTACCGCTCACCGTCGCCTGACAAACCTTCGTTCGTGAACGTAGGGGACGAAATTAAGAAGGGTGACGTATTGTGCATCATTGAAGCCATGAAACTGTTCAATGAGATCGAATCCGAAGTATCGGGCAAGATCGTGAAAGTGTTGGTGGATGATGCAAGCCCCGTGGAATATGAACAGCCCCTCTTTTTGGTGGAGCCGTTCTGA
- the rpmF gene encoding 50S ribosomal protein L32: MPHPKRKTSKTRRDKRRTHHKAAVPTLASCSNCGTAVMRHHVCPECGHYRGKPAVEKEEV; the protein is encoded by the coding sequence ATGCCACATCCAAAACGAAAAACCTCCAAAACACGCAGAGACAAGCGTCGTACGCATCACAAGGCTGCGGTTCCGACCCTCGCAAGCTGCTCAAATTGCGGTACTGCGGTGATGAGACACCATGTTTGCCCCGAATGCGGGCACTACAGGGGAAAGCCTGCAGTAGAGAAGGAAGAGGTATAG